Proteins encoded by one window of Panicum virgatum strain AP13 chromosome 7N, P.virgatum_v5, whole genome shotgun sequence:
- the LOC120683767 gene encoding uncharacterized protein LOC120683767 isoform X1 — protein MRTSTVAFAALLLLLLLATRAHGIRLNRQLHEAITSKEMADPKAGAGEASVVADSEKKHCAPEAGRCSSAGKVKKALARAGETAGAKQQQEIGSTVNVHDTTVVDAGATQQAGAASHGSPGVAARQRQTTTTYRDLMEIAGMDYSPATRKPPIHN, from the exons ATGAGGACTTCTACTGTGGCCTTTGCTGCTCTTCTGCTGCTACTTCTGCTGGCTACAAGAGCACATG GAATCAGGCTGAACAGGCAGTTACATGAAGCAATCACAAGCAAG GAGATGGCCGATCCgaaggccggcgccggcgaagcaTCCGTTGTTGCTGACTCGGAGAAGAAGCACTGCGCTCCCGAAGCAGGGCGTTGCTCATCAG CAGGAAAGGTCAAAAAGGCTCTGGCGCGCGCTGGTGAAACGGCAGGagcgaagcagcagcaggag ATCGGCTCGACGGTAAACGTTCACGACACGACGGTCGTCGACGCCGGGGCAACGCAGCAAGCCGGGGCGGCGAGCCACGGGTCCCCGGGCGTAgcggcgcggcagcggcagacgacgacgacgtacCGGGACCTCATGGAGATCGCCGGCATGGACTACTCGCCGGCCACGAGAAAGCCGCCCATCCACAACTGA
- the LOC120683767 gene encoding uncharacterized protein LOC120683767 isoform X2: protein MRTSTVAFAALLLLLLLATRAHGIRLNRQLHEAITSKEMADPKAGAGEASVVADSEKKHCAPEAGRCSSGKVKKALARAGETAGAKQQQEIGSTVNVHDTTVVDAGATQQAGAASHGSPGVAARQRQTTTTYRDLMEIAGMDYSPATRKPPIHN from the exons ATGAGGACTTCTACTGTGGCCTTTGCTGCTCTTCTGCTGCTACTTCTGCTGGCTACAAGAGCACATG GAATCAGGCTGAACAGGCAGTTACATGAAGCAATCACAAGCAAG GAGATGGCCGATCCgaaggccggcgccggcgaagcaTCCGTTGTTGCTGACTCGGAGAAGAAGCACTGCGCTCCCGAAGCAGGGCGTTGCTCATCAG GAAAGGTCAAAAAGGCTCTGGCGCGCGCTGGTGAAACGGCAGGagcgaagcagcagcaggag ATCGGCTCGACGGTAAACGTTCACGACACGACGGTCGTCGACGCCGGGGCAACGCAGCAAGCCGGGGCGGCGAGCCACGGGTCCCCGGGCGTAgcggcgcggcagcggcagacgacgacgacgtacCGGGACCTCATGGAGATCGCCGGCATGGACTACTCGCCGGCCACGAGAAAGCCGCCCATCCACAACTGA
- the LOC120680540 gene encoding pentatricopeptide repeat-containing protein At1g80550, mitochondrial-like has protein sequence MLFLVRRHRRALALPFSTLQAAAPTPPSSLDAAAVLQTLSLYTNDWRRALDFFHWSASPAGANLPPIAATLARAVDILGKHFEFPLATSLLLSHHDPARGDPAFLRPALRALLNRLAAANLIDDAVRAFESTAASIGLRDEASFHLLIDALCDHRRVDEADHLCFGKDPPPFPLGTKTHNLLLRGWAKTRTWARLRQLWFDMDRRGVAKDLHSYSIYMDALAKSGKPWKAFKIFKEMKQKGIPIDVVAYNTAIHAVGLAQGVDSAVRLYRQMVDAGCRPNTATFNAIIKLFCKEGRFKEGYAFVQQMHKTGCKPDVLTYHCFFQYLSRPQEVLGLFEKMLERGCQPRMDTYVMLIKRFGRWGFLRPVFIVWKAMEEQGLSPDAFAYNALIDALLQKGMVDLARQYDEEMLAKGLSPKPRKELGTKLPEAESDSDNVLNGVL, from the coding sequence ATGCTCTTCCtcgtccgccgccaccgccgcgccctcgcgctcCCCTTCTCCACCCTGCAGGCggccgcccccacgccgccCTCCTCTCTCGACGCCGCGGCGGTGCTCCAGACGCTGTCCCTCTACACCAACGACTGGCGCCGCGCGCTCGACTTCTTCCACTGGTCCGCGTCCCCGGCCGGCGCCAACCTGCCCCCGATCGCCGCCACCCTCGCCCGCGCCGTCGACATCCTCGGCAAGCACTTCGAGTTCCCGCTCGCCACCTCCCTGCTCCTCTCCCACCACGACCCCGCGCGGGGGGACCCCGCCTTCCTCCGCCCGGCGCTCCGCGCCCTCCTcaaccgcctcgccgccgccaacctCATCGACGACGCCGTCCGCGCGTTCGaatccaccgccgcctccatcggCCTCCGCGATGAGGCCTCCTTCCACCTCCTCATCGACGCGCTCTGCGACCACCGCCGCGTCGACGAGGCCGATCACCTGTGCTTCGGCAAGGACCCGCCGCCGTTCCCGCTGGGCACCAAGACCCACAACCTGCTCCTCCGCGGGTGGGCTAAGACCCGCACCTGGGCGCGCCTCCGCCAGCTGTGGTTCGACATGGACCGCCGCGGCGTTGCCAAGGACCTCCACTCCTACTCGATATACATGGATGCCCTTGCTAAGTCTGGCAAGCCGTGGAAGgccttcaaaattttcaaggaGATGAAGCAGAAAGGCATTCCTATTGATGTCGTTGCATACAATACTGCGATCCATGCGGTTGGGCTCGCACAGGGCGTCGATTCTGCTGTGAGGTTGTACAGACAGATGGTCGATGCTGGTTGCAGGCCGAATACTGCCACTTTCAATGCAATTATCAAGTTATTCTGCAAGGAGGGGAGGTTCAAGGAGGGGTATGCATTTGTTCAGCAGATGCACAAGACTGGGTGCAAGCCCGATGTGCTAACATACCATTGCTTTTTTCAGTATTTGAGCCGTCCACAGGAGGTCCTCGGGCTGTTTGAGAAAATGCTTGAGAGGGGTTGCCAGCCAAGGATGGACACATATGTCATGCTCATAAAGAGGTTTGGGCGCTGGGGTTTCCTTCGACCGGTGTTCATTGTGTGGAAGGCAATGGAAGAGCAGGGTCTTAGCCCCGATGCATTTGCATACAATGCACTCATTGATGCATTATTGCAAAAGGGTATGGTGGATTTGGCTAGGCAGTATGACGAGGAAATGCTTGCGAAGGGACTCTCACCTAAGCCAAGGAAAGAGCTGGGGACTAAGTTGCCAGAAGCGGAGTCTGACAGTGATAATGTACTGAACGGTGTGCTTTGA